The nucleotide window ACGGACCGTTCCAGTTCATTCTCGTCACACACGGTCACCACGACCACGTCGACGGCGCCGCCCGCCTCTCCGAGATCCTGGGCGGGGTCCCGGTGCTGGCGGCCGACCCCCGGCACGGCGTCGCCGCGGAGCCGCTGGATCGCGCGGGCACGCTCGGCGTCGGCGGCCTGGAGCTGCGCGTGCTGGACACGCCCGGGCACACCGCCGACTCCGTGTGCTTCGTGGCGGACTGCGCGGGCGAGCGCGTCGTGTTCACCGGCGACACCATTCTGGGCCGCGGCACGACGGTGGTGGCGTGGCCGGACGGCGACCTGGCCGCGTACCTGACGAGCCTCGGTGCGCTCACGGCGTACGAGAAGATCTTGATGCTGCCCGGGCACGGCCCGGCGCGGGCCGACTGCGCGGCGGTCGCGCGGTCCTATCTCGACCACCGCCGTGAGCGGCTCGCTCAGGTGAGAGCCGCGGTCGCGGCCGGAGCCGGCTCCGCGGCGGCGGTCGTCGACGCCGTGTACCCCGACATCGCACCCGGTGTCCGTTTCGCGGCCGAGTGGTCGGTGCGCGCGCAACTCGAGTACCTGAGGCGGGAATCACAGCGACCCCTGGAACAGTTGGACCCGCTGTGACCTGTCCCGTGTGTGGAACCGTCGCCGTGCCCGGTGCCCGTTTCTGCCACAACTGCGGTGCCGCGCTGCCCGCTGCCGCCACTCTGCCCGCGGCGGAGCGGCGGATCGTCACCGTGCTCTTCGGCGACCTCTCCGACTTCACGTCCTGGTCCGAGGATCTGGACCCCGAGCGGGTCGGCGCGGTGACCGACCGGGTGCTCGCGGCGCTCGCGGGCGCGGTCAAGACCTTCGGCGGCCACGTCGACAAACTCACCGGCGACGGCATCATGGCCGTCTTCGGCGCGCCGGTCGCGCACGAGGACGACGCCGAGCGAGCCGTGCGGGCCGCCCTGAGCATGCAGCGCGCCGTGCGGCGGGTGCTGGACGACGAGCGCGGCGGCGGCGCCCCGCTGGGCCTGCGGGTCGGCCTCAACACCGGCGAGGTCGTCGCGGGCATCCAGGCCTCGATCGAGTACACGGTCATCGGCGACACGGTGAACACGGCCGCACGCCTCGCCGACGCCGCCGCGGTCGGCGCGGTCTACGCGGGATCGCGCACCTCGGCCGGCACCCGGCACGTCGCCTCCTGGCGGCAGCTGCGTGCGCTGCGGCTCAAGGGCAAGCGCGAGCCGGTGCCGGCGTACGAGCTGCTCGGCCTGCACGACGCGCCCGGCACCCGGTCCGGCCTCGGCGACGAGGCGCCGTTCGTCGGCCGCGAGACCGAGCTGGGCCGGGTGT belongs to Amorphoplanes digitatis and includes:
- a CDS encoding MBL fold metallo-hydrolase, with product GPFQFILVTHGHHDHVDGAARLSEILGGVPVLAADPRHGVAAEPLDRAGTLGVGGLELRVLDTPGHTADSVCFVADCAGERVVFTGDTILGRGTTVVAWPDGDLAAYLTSLGALTAYEKILMLPGHGPARADCAAVARSYLDHRRERLAQVRAAVAAGAGSAAAVVDAVYPDIAPGVRFAAEWSVRAQLEYLRRESQRPLEQLDPL